The Streptomyces sp. NBC_00483 genome contains the following window.
CCGCGACCAGGCGCCGGAGGCCCTCGCCGCACACTTCGCCGACCGTCTGCGCGCGGAGACCGGTGACGCGCGGGCCCTCGTCGCGGCCGGCCCCGCCAGTACCGCCTGGGAGGACGTGCCGGAGGCGCTGCGCGAGGCCCTGCACGTGGCCGACGCCGTCACCGGCGCGCCGCCCGGCCTCCCTCCGGTGGTCCGTATCGGCGACGTACGACTGCGCGGTCTCGTACGGCAGTTGCGCGACGACCCTCGCGTACAGGCCTTCTCGGAACGGGAGTTGGACGCCATCCTGGCCTCCGAGGACGCCGCGGAACTCCTCCCGGTCCTGCGCGGCTACCTCACCACCGGCCGCAACAAGTCCCGCACCGCCCAGCTCACCCACATGAGCCGCCCCGCCCTCTACCGCCGCCTCCAGTCCATCCAGACACTGCTCGGCATCGACCTCGACGACTTCGAGCAGGCCGCGTCCGTCCATCTGGCCCTGCTCGCGCACGACGCGCAGTCGGGACCGTGACACCGTGCAACGCCCGCGGCCCCGCGCGTGACACGCTGCGACTCGGCGGTGCCGCTCCCCGCTCCCTATCGTCGACACCACACAGTGCAACCCCCTCTCAGGGAGGTCCGATGAGCCCCGTGATCCGCGCCGCCATCTTCCAGACCGCATGGACCGGCGACAAAGAGTCCATGATCAAGGTGCACGAGCAGGCGGTCCGCGACGCCGCCGCCCAGGGCGCCCAAGTCCTCTGCTTCCAGGAGCTGTTCTACGGCCCGTACTTCTGCCAGGTGCAGGACGCGAAGTTCTACGAGTACGCGGAGTCGGTGCCGGACGGACCGGTCGTCCAGCGCTTCCAGGCCCTGGCCCGCGAACACGGCATCGTCCTCGTCCTCCCCGTCTACGAGGAGGAGCAGCCGGGCGTCCTCTACAACACGGCCGCCGTGATCGACGCCGACGGCAGCTATCTCGGCAAGTACCGCAAGACGCACATCCCGCAGGTCAAGGGCTTCTGGGAGAAGTTCTACTTCCGCCCGGGCAACAGCGGCTGGCCGGTCTTCGACACGGCGGTGGGCAAGATCGGTGTGTACATCTGCTACGACCGGCACTTCCCGGAGGGCTGGCGCGCGCTCGGCCTGGAGGGCGCCCAGATCGTCTTCAACCCCTCGGCCACCTCGCGCGGCCTGTCCCGCTACCTCTGGCAGCTGGAGCAGCCGGCGGCCGCGGTCGCCAACGAGTACTTCGTCGGTGCGATCAACCGTGTGGGCGTCGAGGAGTACGGCGACAACGACTTCTACGGCACGTCGTACTTCGTCGACCCCGAGGGCCGGTTCGTGGGCGAGGTCGCCGACGACAAGGCGCCCGAACTCGTCGTCCGCGAGCTCGACATGGCGAAGCTGCGCGAGGTCCGCGACCGCTGGCAGTTCTACCGCGACCGCAACCCGCAAGCGTACGAGCCCCTGACCCGCCCGTAACCGCAGCAGCCCTCAGGAGGAGCACATGAGCGCCGTCCGTACGGTCATCCGCGGCGGTCTCGTCGTCACAGCCGCCGACGAGATGCACGCCGACGTCCTCATCGAGGACGGCCGCGTCGCGGCCCTCGCGGCCACCGGCAGCAGCGCCGCCGCGTCCTGGACGGACGCGCGCACGATCGACGCGTCGCAGAAGTACGTCATCCCCGGCGGCGTCGACGGGCACACCCACATGGAGATGCCGTTCGGCGGCACCTACGCCGCCGACACCTTCGAGACGGGTACGCGGGCCGCGGCCTGGGGCGGCACGACCACGATCGTCGACTTCGCGATCCAGTCGAAGGGCGGGTCGCTGCGCGAGGGCCTCGACGCCTGGCACGCCAAGGCGGACGGCCAGTGCGCCATCGACTACGGCTTCCACATGATCGTCTCCGATGTGCACGACGACACGCTGAAGGAGATGGATCTGCTGGTGGGGGAGGGGGTGACCTCCTTCAAACAGTTCATGGCGTACCCGGGCGTCTTCTACTCGGACGACGGGCAGATCCTGCGGGCGATGCAGCGGGCCGGTGAGAACGGCGGCCTGATCATGATGCACGCGGAGAACGGCATCGCGATCGACGTCCTGGTCGAGCAGGCGCTGGCCCGCGGCGAGACCGACCCGCGCTTCCACGGCGAGGTCCGCAGGTCCCTCCTGGAATCGGAGGCGACGCACCGCGCGATCAAGCTGGCGCAGGTGGCGGGCGCGCCGCTGTACGTGGTGCACGTGTCGGCG
Protein-coding sequences here:
- a CDS encoding nitrilase-related carbon-nitrogen hydrolase, which encodes MSPVIRAAIFQTAWTGDKESMIKVHEQAVRDAAAQGAQVLCFQELFYGPYFCQVQDAKFYEYAESVPDGPVVQRFQALAREHGIVLVLPVYEEEQPGVLYNTAAVIDADGSYLGKYRKTHIPQVKGFWEKFYFRPGNSGWPVFDTAVGKIGVYICYDRHFPEGWRALGLEGAQIVFNPSATSRGLSRYLWQLEQPAAAVANEYFVGAINRVGVEEYGDNDFYGTSYFVDPEGRFVGEVADDKAPELVVRELDMAKLREVRDRWQFYRDRNPQAYEPLTRP
- the hydA gene encoding dihydropyrimidinase translates to MSAVRTVIRGGLVVTAADEMHADVLIEDGRVAALAATGSSAAASWTDARTIDASQKYVIPGGVDGHTHMEMPFGGTYAADTFETGTRAAAWGGTTTIVDFAIQSKGGSLREGLDAWHAKADGQCAIDYGFHMIVSDVHDDTLKEMDLLVGEGVTSFKQFMAYPGVFYSDDGQILRAMQRAGENGGLIMMHAENGIAIDVLVEQALARGETDPRFHGEVRRSLLESEATHRAIKLAQVAGAPLYVVHVSAQEALAELARARDEGLPVFGETCPQYLFLSTDNLAEPEFEGAKYVCSTPLRPKEHQAALWRGLRTNDLQVVSTDHCPFCFSGQKELGRGDFSKIPNGMPGVENRMDLLHQAVVDGHITRRRWIEIACASPARMFGLYGKKGTIAPGADADIVIYDPVAEQTISAETHHMNVDYSAYEGKRLTGRVETVLSRGELVVTEREFTGRAGHGVYMPRGTCQYLG